From the genome of Solanum dulcamara chromosome 12, daSolDulc1.2, whole genome shotgun sequence:
aatgatcatcccaattacatttgaagtcaatgacacaggctcttaacatatcctccaaagtctgtatcgtacgctctgcctggccatctgtttgtggatgaaaagcagtactaaggttcactcttgaacccaagcccttttgaaatgacttccaaaactgagcagtaaattgagctcccctatcagagatgatagacaaaagaactccatgcagtctaataatctctctaagatacagtttggcataatcctctgtagtgttcgtagtcttaaccggcaagaaatgggccgatttagtcatcctatccacaatcacccaaatagagtcatgttgtttgcgggttcgtggtaaaccggtaatgaagtccatattgatcatttcccacttccattccgggatctctatattttgagccactccacaaggcctttggtgctcaactttaacttgttggcaattagggcacttggacacaaactctgctatatctctcttcattccactccaccagtatacttctctcaattcatgatacatctttgttgaacctggatggatggaatacttagaattataggcttttttcatgattctctccctaataccatcaacacttggaacacataatctttcttgatatctcaacactccatctccccctttggtaaaagccattaccttctgcttgtgaacctcatccttcagttgaagaagaatgggatcccgatcttgcttttctttcacctctgcaactagagatgattcagctccatttcgtactattataccaccctcactagagtcaataagttgaactcccaaacgtgcaagtctatgcactttctttgccaactccttcttttcctcttccacatgggttgtactccccatagataacctgctaagagcatcagcaactacatttgctttacctgggtggtagagaatgctcatgtcataatccttgagcaactctagccatctcctctgcctcaaattcatctccttctggctgaatacatactgtaagctcttatggtctgtgaacacatccacatgtacaccataaagatagtgacgccagatattaagagcaaataccacagctgccaactcaaggtcatgagtggggtagttcctctcatgagtcttaagctgcctggaggcataggcaatgaccttacctttctgcatcaatacacatcccaacccaactcttgaagcatcacaatagattacaaaaccatctgttccttcgggtagggatagtactggagcagtagtcaatctagctttcaactcttgaaaacttttctcacaagcatcagaccattgaaacttagccttcttctgagtcagcttagtcaatggtgaggatatggatgaaaatccctcaacaaacctcctatagtaaccagccaaacctaagaaactccttatatcggttggagaggtgggtcgaggccagttcttaactgcctcaatcttttgagtatcaacttggattccatccccagatataatatgacctaggaatgctacagactcaagccaaaactcacattttgaaaacttagcatacaactcctcctccttaagagtttgaaggacaatcctaaggtgattaccatgctcactcttacttctagagtagaccaaaatatcatcgatgaagacaattacaaaggtatctaggtatggcttgaatactcggttcatgaggtccataaaagcttctggagcatttgtcaatccaaaggacataacaagaaactcaaaatgaccatagcgggttcgaaaagccgtcttcgggatgtcacattctctcactttcaactggtgatagcctgatctgaggtctatcttagagaagcatgtggtaccctgaagttggtcaaataaatcatctattctggggagagggtacttgtttttaatggtgaccttgtttagttgtcggtaatcaatgcacattctaagggacccatctttctttcgcacgaataggacaggagcgccccagggtgagacacttggcctaataaaccccttatctaggaggtctttcagttgttctttcaactctttcaactcagcaggagccatcctataaggaggaatggagataggttgtgtattaggaaggacatcaataccaaagtctatctctctatcacgagggattccgggtagatcctcaggaaagacttcaggaaacacattcacaatgggaactgactcaagagatggagtctgatcattaatatttttgactcggactatatgatatatacatcccttagagattaattttctggccttaaggtaggaaataaatttacccctaggtactacagaattccccttccactctaagataggctcgtttggaaattgaaacttgacaattcgggtcctacaatcaactgaagcataacaagaataaagccagtccataccaagaatcacatcaaaatcaaccatgtccaactcaactaagtcagccatggtatccctatgatagattgacacagtacaatttctatagaccctctcagctaagatagaatcaccaacaggagtagacacactgaaaggctcaagaaaacactcaggaaggatctcaaatttactagtcaagtaaggagtcacaaaagataatgtagcacccggatcaagtaatgcatacacatcaaaagaaaggactcggagcataccagtaacaacatcgggtgcattttcttggtcttggcgactacccatagcatacagacggttggttcccccacctgcagttgaagctgcacctctatgattacctctattttgtggagctgcagaagaaaactgagctttattacttccatctccctgtctctttgaaggacactcattctggaagtgacctgtctttccacatccgtagcaagcattgatgcccacacgacactctcccaaatggagcctcccacatctagcacatggtggttttcctctagaaccttgagccatacttaattgggactgagaaccttgaaatcgaaagttttggtgagttagagatctctgatcatacctggtattaggtgtaaaagcatttgttgggaaaggtgcataattggaagaccttttttgaaagaaagactggttacccttcccttgcttctgctcattctcatgcccagcagacttagccttcttgcttaggtgttcctctcggtcctttttcttgtcatcctcaacctgctgagcatataccatcaatctagaaaaatccatgtcagaaattattagcattgccttacattctttctttacatgtttgcctaggccagagacaaactttctcatcttagacctcatatgaggaatcatttctggggcatatttggacaattgaataaacttcaaactatactctttcacagtcatactctcttgcttgaggttcacaaactcctcaatttttgcttcacgtagctcttggggaaagaagttatcaagaaattctctttcaaactcatcccaaagagcaggctctgcatcctcacctctactttctttccactggttataccagacatttgccacatccttgagttgataagaaaccaactcaaccccctcaatatctgtagcatgcatcgcttttagtatcttctacatctcatcaatgaaattttgggggtcttcatcaacgttggaacccgtgaagaccggcggattcattctcagaaaatctcttatccttgtggcagcagacggctcttgataactagagctaggagttggtgaactttggctactattgcgagcagccaccaactgagtgagcatagcaatcgctcctcgaaaatcttcctcagaagtaggagcggtctgaacagtaggtacttggggtacctcagtagaccttgcagatcgacccctagttctccgtggaggcattactgactgtggaacctcagtactggcagcgttcctctgactagctgaacgtttaggaggcatgtctgaaacgtgtaaacgcacgaattagaaagaaagcttttatagagttaaactctatcgcacgaactcagattatgaaagaagtgaaataattcctaatgtcctatagcttcctgattataagtgtggtgcacgacacacccataaacaagactctactagacacggcttcatagacaccctaggactcttgaactctgtgatctgataccaagtttgtcacgccccgagagggtaccctaggcgtggccggcactcaaaaaccatttctggcttccgagagaaccacttggtctcatttcttatttattcatcagcggaagacttaagaatactaatgtgggctagtcataatcgaaggaaaaatagataatttttataagaagtagtttctaaggagaactactccgattacatcatcagactctgtctatgaagcctctaatactcttagatggtgccattgacatgtccatggctacctcaaaagaaacatcacactcaacaataataaaaggataaggagttccttcgaatacaagaaggactcaccaaatagctgaaaagaaatgatcttcaacgatgcgcctgttgaggatctataacacctgtatctgcatcataaaatgatgcaggtcgaatgacgtcagtacgtggaatgtacgagtatgtaaaatggcaggaaggtaaggacagatatcaagaaactcctctcaagaaaactcagctcagaactcaacatcatctcaacatgaatatgtaatgcaagtttaaaatataataataaaaataataataataagcaatgcttactcagttgaaagtttctctaaccgacaaccatcacttatgagctagcgatgatacaacgaagcgatgtcgttgccacatccatccaataccttgccagggtaaaggacatcaccatcttggatccactcatcaaagtcctctgtttgggacttaagaggcatagcctccatcctacgctggctacgtagttctggggtttgagtcaattaaactcttacccaactcggtgctcaatactactcccaaaatatgtgctcatattaaactcatcatctagtctcattggactttaatttaaatcatcaaactcatctcatttcatgttcatcaatcattatacttccaaaaaacatcatttacatctcatcaaaacatcttgctcaaaatatcatttgctcaaattcattcaaactcaactcttatgctcttttaaaactcaataaaatacatatatagtattaattcatataactttctttttatcaatgaaaataataaaaatccaacatctttactcaaaacatatgtaaaaatattcatgaacatcaaatcaattaggtttcatgggaaagtagccatgaacaataattccaataatatgagagataacaataataataatattaatgcataaatatatcaaactcaatagaagaagaattaattcatctagaattcaagatttggataaaactcaactataactcaattataataaatttaaatattgggcgcatggacgaactcaattcaatgctatgaaagccttacataccttaaattcgaaggtttactccgaatttgaacactcttggacccctagccttttcttctcgccggagcattttgtgtactacccggagtataagaataaccggagtagtatttttatactactaaaactaaaactatatttgagaagaagtatatagagagaagaaatgcttaagaaagcttgatgaataaaatgaggaaataaggtgggtatttataggtgggaaagagggacctaacaataaataaaataattataaagaaaaatctgaaaatttaatggaatatattgatgtcatggatgatgttaaatggaggacaatttatgtcatgcatgatgtcaaatgtatctagatgtttccatggtaggtaagatgagttctttttaacagaatactcttttttgaagctacgtttgaatatgataaattccttattaggatttggtttcttcataagaattttagatatggaagtctagtttcatatcgttcaagaatcaaccaatttggagcaacctacagtgagatatgaattttcttctatcaacactcaattccatcacagcactatatcttgcaaagattaatttatttgacttacttatactccgaatttgaagttatgttcttcatgaaagttgtaggtaaggatgttgtgattacccagaaatttgaatcatcaaatttggaccaacctatgaaaggttatgcccaaaatacagagattgtattattttcgtcgagaattgaaataccgacatacaatattttaggggttgttacaaatTGTCTCCAATTTGTCCCCCTCAACTTGTTAACTTTCATTCTTTGCAGTGGTTGTGACTATAAATAATCACTGGTATTATGCAAATGAAAAGAAGCAATTCTCTCAATTCCCTTCCTTTCTTTTGTTATCTCTCTTTGTTATTAAATTGCTAAGTTAGTTCATTTTATATCGGTTTCAAATTTGTTCCCAAAGAATGATGAGAGGACCTCGACCATTAGATGTGAGCATGGTATCCTATACTACATCTAATAGTTAATCCTTTCAATTGGATTAAAATACTGTATAAATTCAGATAAAAATTAATTGGAGTTTCTAAACAACAGAAATTGGATGAAGTTTGACTAAGTTCAAATATATTAGAGCTTGCAAAAATGTAATGAAGGAGAAATTGTATACATGAGTTACAAGTTCTATAAATCTTAgccaaaaaaactaaaaaataggTACAAAGGAAATACTAGtacatatattataatattattatatgatgtgtTGGTCTTTACTTGTCTACTTGGTTGAGCTTGCCAAGACCATTGCAGTTTGCACAAACAATCTGAACTTGATCTTTTCTAGCTGCATTTGCTTTCAAAGTTGCCCCTCCTTTCCTCACAAATCCTGCTCCATCACATTCTGGACACCTATAAAAACACCCAAATTCAAAATCAcatcaattttaattattctacaTTTATTCTAAACATCATCAACAAGACTCAATTGAAAGACAAAAAAACACTAGCATACATTTTCCGCGACttatatttatgatcaaaattGATCGATAGATTTCAAAAATCTATGGGCAACTTCATTTATTGAACGGTCTATCAAAACTAATTTTGAACCCTTCAACTACTTTATCATACTTTTTCCACGACTTATATATAACCAAAAATATGATGAAGAATCCCCTTTCTACTACTTAGCTTTGCCACTAGGGATCATTCCATCCTTAATAAGAGGTATCGATCTTTGTGAatgaaatatataattatactaGTTGCGAATCCCAATTAGTCAGTACTATTAGAACAGCAGATGGTAAATAAACACTactaaaaggaaaaattaaagcAAAATTGGGGAAAAAAATAGTACAGGTCTTTCCGGGAAAAGAGTATAGGAAAAGCCGTTCCAAGCAATGCGACAGCAGCAGCGCCAGCAATTAAGTAAACGGTTCCGTCGGCTGAAACATCTCCAACTGCAGCCACTACTTTCAAGGATCTCTGTTTCTTGTTTTTCTGAGTAGTGGTACAAGATGAAACCTTTGtaccaagaaaatttgatggAATTACAGGGGATTTCTTGGCTGAGAATTGTACACAAGCAATTGAGGAGGAGGCCATGGTGAAAGTTTTATATGTTGTAATTTGTTTTTCTTGGATGTGAGATGATAAAGATATGGTGTACTAATTAGTATAAATCATGTGTTATCCACAAAGAAATGAGAGATTGAATTGCTGTTGCTGCCACATGTGATCAGAAAAATTGGATAAGGAATACATATCAGAATCAAGGATAAGTGGGGTCACCGATATAAGTTATGATTGATGGTTGAGATTTTTTtaagattttgaatttgaggtttgaaaataaatttttttttaagcacTCCATTACTATTTATCCAATCAACATATTAAAGTAACGCACCTAACacttcaaaaagagtgaaaaaaaGTCTCAACTTATGTTAAATCAATGTCCAAAAAGTCAAATTATGACTTTGTCCTTTCTCAAAGCCTCAAAACGAATTAAATCTGGTCAATTATATAATCTACATAAGATTGAACCCATTGGCATCCCTATTGTTATACTTCTACTAATATAGGTACTCGTGCACTGCGTAGTTAATAAGTAAATATAATCATAAATATTGATTATTgacaatttcaaaatttaaattattataagtGATAGTGTAAAGTTTATTTGAGAGAATGTTAACATTTAGCAACCTTGATAGATTATAAtagaatatttatgaaaataaattaatgtATAAGCTTAGTACATTGTCTTAATTtgacaataattatttttaacattatttaatttatttattttataaattattaaaatcataaatactcTCACCCTATCCATATTATCCCcttgttaaaataaaaaagatataagaaaatttaaacgttggattaatataaaatataatttttaaaagtcCTATGATTATAATAATGCTAAGCATAAAACTAAGAAGTTTTAATCACTTGAATGTCAAATTATAGGCatgttatttaatttttagattttatctttcaatttttctaaaagtcatttataatttatatgatatgaaattttttaatataattatatatgatatttcagTACTATATAATTCTCATAGTTggatgatatttttataaatttgtttCCAAACTAATATGTCAACAATTATATTTAAACACgatttatagttaaattgtcagataaatttcttgaatttatCCATTTTTTTGTCTAACGAATACCCTAATATAAAAGAGAAATCATTGACAAATTTTTATAAACCACGTCAAAGAGGCATGGAAATATTTATGTGatgctatttttaatataattaattttctttttcttaaaaataacgTAATACTTTTTACCAAATAAGTTTTGCAAGATTGCAAACTTTATACGCAACAAAcactttaaataaaatatatttttttcattcaaaaatagagaaagtacTTTAAATATGAATAGATAAGAATTTGTGTTTGTTGAATGGAATTGTTTAGTTGAAGTACATAAAAgaacttattcaattttaataatttgttaATTTTCAAGAATCCATCATATATAAACTGCTCGATTAAAGTAATTGCTATATACAACTTCCTTTTCCAAAATTTTCACATCATTGCTAATTAGTTCATTGTCTAGATttgacaataataatttttaacattgtttcattattattttttaaaaaaatatttaaaattatgaataCTCTCACCCTATTCATATTATCctcttattaaaataataaaaatgtctAACTCCATATTATCAATCTTACTCTTTTAATCGAcatgtataaaatataataatgtaagCATATATTAGGGATGAGCTTATTAACTTTACTATGTGATGATGGAGAACTTTACTATGTCAGAGTaatgtaaaatataatttttaaaagtatGATTATGATAATGCTAAGCATAAAACTAAAAAGTTTTAATTGTTTGAATGCAAAATTGTACGCatgttatttaattttttaatttaagtgtttttttttttttaaacaccGTGCAAGTCAAATAGTGCTACATAAACAAGACGAGAAAGTAATAATAAACAATTCATAAAACAATGTGTACGCTATATTGAGACAAATTATCACTTAATACATTTTTGCACAACGAACCACAATCCCCATTCCCCGGACGTGTCTCAATATCAGTTCTAATTATATTAGTCTTAATTTAAATGATTTCAGTCATCTATGACTCTTTTGAATTAGCATCAAATGTCTTAACCTTTTGGTCACCTTCTCCACTCAAAGATTGCAAATTGAACTGCATCTCCATATGCCACAACCAGCAAATCGTTAACTTTTTAATCAGTAAAACTTCATTAGCAATAGCTGGCCATAAATAATTTGTAAATGCATCATCACTATTGTTTTTCAAAACTTGGAGTATAGTTTATTTATCCATTTCTTTCTGCAATTTgtttttcaaagtcaaaaaagagaaaaggtaAAAGTAGCAAGATAAAAAAGgttgaaaaagtaaaagaaatgtA
Proteins encoded in this window:
- the LOC129876344 gene encoding uncharacterized protein LOC129876344, encoding MASSSIACVQFSAKKSPVIPSNFLGTKVSSCTTTQKNKKQRSLKVVAAVGDVSADGTVYLIAGAAAVALLGTAFPILFSRKDLCPECDGAGFVRKGGATLKANAARKDQVQIVCANCNGLGKLNQVDK